The nucleotide sequence CGGCGCGGTGCTGGTGGGTCGCGTGCTGCATGACTTGCTGCGCAAAGAGGAAGCCGCTCGCGGCTTGAGCATCGGCTCGCTCGGCGGCCTCACCATGGGCGCAGACCCCATCACACTCGCCGTGGCGATGAGCTCCAGCATGGCGGGCGATGCCAAGCCCGTGCAGGCCTTTGTCGTGCGGAAGGAAGCCAAAGGCCATGGCCGCGGCAAGCGCATCGAGGGCAATTTCACGCCGGATCAGCCCGTCGTCGTCGTCGATGACGTCATCACTACTGGCGACTCCACTTTGAAGGCCATCCAGGCCATCGAAGAAGAAGGCGGCAAAGTCGCCTTCGCCCTCATCCTCGTCGATCGCCAAGAAGGCGGCCGCGAAAACATCGAAAGCAAAGGCTACCCCGTCGTCGCCGCCTTCACACGGCCAGAGCTGGTGTGATGGAGGGAGGCGGGGACCAGCTTGATCGCCGCCTTTTTTCCTTTCACCAAAAAATCACCGCTTCCACTCCGTCGTCGTCCAGGTCACGGGCTCGGCATCTGGTAGGGAATCGAGAGCCAGTGGAGCGGCGGATTTCACCTTCTCCGTCTGTCCCCGCACCTCCAGGCTTAGCGGGCCGAGTAAATGCTCCTTTTCCAGCCAGAAGCGCAGGCGTAGATCTGCCGCCGCATTTTCAGCGATGCGTGCGGGCTTCTCACTGGGTAGGATAAAGATCGGCACCTCCTTGCCGTCCCCCGTCAGCAAGCGCACATCCGGCGGCTGCATGAAAAAGGGGCGCGGGCTGCGGTTCTCATAGTGAAACTCGATGTCCAGCCGTGCATTGCCCACATCACGCGTGAGGATGCAGCGCTGGACACGCAGTGTCGCAGCCTCCACCTCCGCGCTACCTGCCGCAGAGGGCAGCGCCTCCGTATCGTAGGGCGCGGGCTCACGTAGCGCCCACCATGCAGCGGCGGCACTGGCGATGAGGAGAAACCAGACTTCTGGGCGGGTATGGAGGCGCATGCGGGAGTGTAGGGCAGGAAGAACCGGTTTTTCCGGGGTTGTCAAAGCAGGAACTTGCCCTAGCATTCGCGCCCCTCCGGCCCGGGGCGGCTCCTCCGCCCTGTTTTTCCCGGTGGGCGATGCGACCCCTCAATCCCCCCTTTTGCCCGTCATGAACATCAACGTCGAACACCAGCCTAACTGCCGCGCTGTCGCCCACATCCGCGTCCCTGCCGATCAAGTCGCCAAAGAGCGTAGCAGCGTCGTCGCCTACTTCGCGAAAATGGTCAACCTGCCCGGCTACCGCCCTGGAAAGACGCCCAAAAGCATCGTCGAAAAGCGCTACGAAAACGAGGTGAAGGACGAGTCCGAGAAAAAGCTCATCAACGAAGGCCTGCGCCAAGCCGTGAAAAATGAAGGCCTCGAGGTCATCAACGTCCTCGCCGTCAAAGACAAGCTCTACCACGACACCGACGGCAGCTTCTCCTTCAGCATCGAAATGAGCCTCCAGCCCAAATTCGATCTGCCCGAGTACAAAGGCATCCCTGTCAAACTTCCCCGCATTGAGGTCACAGATGCAGACATCGACCACGACTTGCTCCACATCCGCGAGAATCAGGCCTCCTACGAAGACGTGACCCGCGCTGCCGCCATCGGTGACGTCGTCGTACTCAGCACCACCGGCAGCCTCGATGGCCAGCCGCTCGCAGAGGCCCTGCCAGACGCCCCCGCGCATCTGAAGGAGATGAAGGAAAACTGGTTCCTCCTCGCCGAAGAAGATGATTTCATCCCAGGCTTCTACGCAGGCCTCGTCGGCATCGAAAAAGACACCGAGCGCAGCCTCGCACTCCCCATCCCTGAGGAATTCCCCTTTGAGCCGCTGCGTGGCAAAACCCTCACCCTGGCAGCCAAATGCCTCGGCGTGAAATTCAAGGCCGTGCCGGAGCTGAATGACGAATTCATCAAGAAAATCGGTGGCGAGGAAATGACGCTCGAATCCCTGCGTGATGAAGTGCGTGACGGCATCCGCCGCCGCAAAGAGCAGTCCCGTGA is from Verrucomicrobiaceae bacterium and encodes:
- the pyrE gene encoding orotate phosphoribosyltransferase, with amino-acid sequence MSLQTDREELRAILRAKSVKTGKFTLASGKESDLYVDCRVTTLDSRGAVLVGRVLHDLLRKEEAARGLSIGSLGGLTMGADPITLAVAMSSSMAGDAKPVQAFVVRKEAKGHGRGKRIEGNFTPDQPVVVVDDVITTGDSTLKAIQAIEEEGGKVAFALILVDRQEGGRENIESKGYPVVAAFTRPELV
- the tig gene encoding trigger factor; this encodes MNINVEHQPNCRAVAHIRVPADQVAKERSSVVAYFAKMVNLPGYRPGKTPKSIVEKRYENEVKDESEKKLINEGLRQAVKNEGLEVINVLAVKDKLYHDTDGSFSFSIEMSLQPKFDLPEYKGIPVKLPRIEVTDADIDHDLLHIRENQASYEDVTRAAAIGDVVVLSTTGSLDGQPLAEALPDAPAHLKEMKENWFLLAEEDDFIPGFYAGLVGIEKDTERSLALPIPEEFPFEPLRGKTLTLAAKCLGVKFKAVPELNDEFIKKIGGEEMTLESLRDEVRDGIRRRKEQSRDTAKSNQVIAHIFEKVEFELPQEVVNREAQRRTNEIAMRAMQQGVPEEELVKQQEEILNSATNQARQNVKVSFILEQVAKREALEVPGQKVAMALSQIAERQKMPVKKFMAEAEKSGLIDNVRADLLLQEALEFLKDNATVEETEPEAEKCETHGHGA